Below is a genomic region from Demequina sp..
CCTTGATGGTGACCTTGACGGTGTAGGTGCCGGGCACGATCTTGCCGTTGACCTTGCCGTCCCACGTGAACTTCTTGGTCGCGGAGGAAGTGAGCGTCCAGGTCTTCACCGTCTTGCCGGAGCGGGTGATCTTGACGCTGCCGGTCGCGGCGAGGGTCGTGCCAGTGGTGGTCGAAGGCTTGACGGTGAACGAGACGGTGTCGCGGTAGTAGTCCTTGTACGGGTAAACCGACGAGGCGGTCCTGGCGAGAGACACGCCCGTCACCCCAGTGGAGATGACATCGATGTCGACCGGGTCAGACTCGTAGTTGGTGCTGCCTCCGAAGGCGTGCACGCTGGCGACGACTGGACCGGTGCCCGCCTTCAGCGCGGTGCCGCTGATCGTGGCCGTGGCATTCGAACCATCCGTCGAAGCGACGGGAGCCGTCGCGGTCTTGCCCCCGACGGTGGCGCTCACGGTGCCCTCGAATGGCACAACTTCGCCGGTCTCGTCCCACGCGTAGACGGTGACGGTGGTGGAGTGCGGCGTGGCGCTCGCGAGGGTGAAGATCGAGTAGGTCGAGAGGTCGGTGAAGACGTCGGTCGGCTCGCCGGAACCGACGGTGAGGCCCGTGGACACGGCGTCGCCGCCAACCGGCGTCGCAACGAGGTAGTAGTTGCCGGCCTCTAGGCCCGCAACGGGAACCGTCACGTCGGCGCTCAGGTCCTCGGCCGTCAGCTCGACGGACGGCAAGGTCTCGACTTCAGCCCAGCTGGTGTCGGAGATCGACAGCGACACGATGGTCGGCGCGTCAGACGTGACCGTCACGTCGGTGCTGTCGCGGACGCCGTCACCCGCGGGGAGCGTGATGATTCCCGCCTCGGTGATGTCGAGGTTCGGGACGACGGGATCGTCATCATCGGCGACGGCGGTTGTGATGCCGACAGAGGCCATCAGGGCGCTCAGGGCTGCTGCGCTGAGAACTCGCGAAACGAGCGGTCGTACCATGGGTTTCCCCCTAATAGATGTTGTTGCGCCACACAGTATCGCCTTGATCGGCGGCGTGTTAACCGGTGTGGTGGACTTCACTTGGCGAGAGGCCACGAACCGGTCGAATCGCCCAAAACCAGCGAAGACGCCCTAAGAAATCGCGGCCAGCGACTGCGCCGCTATCTCGCGCTCCTCATTGGTGGGAACGACCCACACCTGCACCCGTGAGGAATCGGCGGAGATGAGCGTTGGCGCCGTCTTGCGACCCGCATTGCGCTCGGGGTCTATGACGATCCCCAGCTCCTCTAGCCCGGAGAGCGAGTTGAGCCGGACGGCATCGTCGTTCTCGCCAACCCCGGCCGTGAACGTGATGGAGTCGAGGTGCCCAAGGAGCGCGTAGTAGCGGCCCACGTACCCGCGGATGCGCCGGTAGTAGATCTGCAGCCCAAGCCGGGCGTCCTCGTTGCCGGCCTCGGCCGCCGCGTGCACGTCCCGCAGGTCGTTGTATCCGGTGAGCCCCAGCATCCCTGACTGCTTGTTGAGCAGATCGTCGATCTCGTCGATCGTCATGCCGGCCGAGCGGCCGAGGTGCGCCACCACGGCAGGATCGATGTCTCCCGTGCGCGTCCCCATCACCAGACCCTCGAGCGGTGTCAGCCCCATCGAGGTGTCGAACGAGCGACCGCCCTTCACCGCACAGGCCGACGCCCCATTGCCCAGGTGCAGGACGATCTGGTTCAGGTCGCGAACGTCCCTGCCCATAGCGTCGGCCGTTGCCCGCGAGACAAAGTCATGAGACGTCCCGTGGAAGCCGTAGCGGCGGATGGCGTGTTCGGCCGCGACCCTGCGCTCGAGAGCGTACGTGTACGCCTCCGCCGCCATGGTCTGGTGGAAGGCGGTGTCGAAGATCGCCACGTGAGGGATCTCGGGGAACGCCTCGCGGGCCGCGCGGATGCCCGCGGCGTGCCCCGGATTGTGAAGCGGGGCCAAGGCGGAGAGCACCACGATGCGCCGCTCAACGTCGTCATCGATGATCGTCGGGGCGGTGAACTCGTCGCCGCCCTGCACCACGCGGTGCCCGACGACGTCGATCGCGGCGAGCGCCGCGGCGTTCGACGCCTCGAGGCTCCTGATCACCTCGGCGACGCCGGCCGCGTGGTCCGTCACGCGCTCAACGAGGCCCACGGCGAGCGGTTCCTCCGCCGTCGTGTCGATGAGCTGGTACTTGATGGAGCTCGAGCCGCAGTTGAGCACGAGCGCCAGGCCGGGGACGGGCAAGGTGTTGTCTCCTTAGGGAAGCTGCTGCGCCTGGATCGCGGTGATGGCAACAGTGTTGACGATGTCTTGCACGAGCGCGCCCCGAGAGAGGTCGTTCACCGGCTTGCGCAGGCCCTGGAGAACCGGGCCGACGGCGACGGCGCCAGCGGAGCGCTGCACCGCCTTGTACGTGTTGTTTCCCGTGTTGAGATCGGGGAACACGAGCACGGTGGCTCGCCCGGCCACGGGGGAACCCGGCGCCTTGGACGCCGCGACGGAGGGCTCCACGGCGGCGTCGTACTGCATGGGACCGTCAACCAGCAGATCGGGCCGACGCTCCCGCACCAGTTGGGTGGCGAGCCTCACCTTGTCCACGTCGGAGCCCGTGCCGGATTCACCGGTCGAGTACGAGAGCATCGCGATACGCGGCTCGATGTGGAACAGGGCGGCGGTCTCTGCCGACGAGATGGCGATATCGGCAAGCTGCTCCGCGGTCGGGTCAGGGTTCACGGCGCAGTCGCCATAGACAAGCACCTTGTCCGGCAGGCACATGAAGAACACCGAAGACACGATCGACACCCCTGGCGGCGTCTTGATGAGCTGGAAGGCAGGGGTGATGGTGTGGGCGGTGGTGTGCGCGGCCCCGGACACCATGCCGTCCGCGAGCCCCTCCTTGACCATCATGGTGCCGAAGTAGCTGACGTCCTGCACCTGGTCGCGGGCCTGGTCCAGCGTCACGCCCTTCGCGGCCCTCGCCTCGTGATACGCGGCGGCGAAGCGCTCGATGAGCTGCGGGTCGGTCGGCGACTGGATGGTGGCGCGCGCGATGTCGATGCCCAGCTCGCCCGCGCGCCCGCGAATGCTCGCCTCGTCGCCGAGGATCGTGATGTCGCACACGTCTCGCGTCAGCAGGCGCGCGGCGGCGCGGAGGATGCGATCATCGGACCCCTCTGGAAGGACGATGCGGCGCTTCGAGGACCGCGCCCTGTCGATCAGGTCGAACTCGAACATCAGCGGCGTGATAACGTCGGTGCGCGCCACGTCGAGCGCCGCGAGCAGCGCCTTTGCGTCCACGTACTTCTCGAACATCGCGAGGGCCGTGTCCACCTTGACCCGGCTGTCCTGGCTGAGGCGCCCGCGGGTCTTGTACGCCCTGGTAGCCGTCTTGAAGGTGCCCGACGCTGTGCGGAGTACCGGAAGCGGCGAGCGCAGTCCTGCCACCAGTCTGGCGACGGTGGGCGGCGGCTCGAAGCCGCCCGTGAGCAGAATTCCCGCGAGAGCGGGGAAGCCGCCCGCGCTGTGCGCGCTGAGCAGGGCGAGGACAGCGTCGTCCCTGTCGCCGGCCGTGATGACCAGAGCGCCCTCCTCGAGCCGGTCAAGGAGGTGCTCCGTCGTCATAGCGCCGATGAGGATAGAGCGCGCCTCCCGGCTCATGAGGTCGGGATCGCCGGAGATGAACTGGGCCCCCGTGGCCGCGGCGAGCTCGCTCAGCAGCGGCGCCACGAGGATGGGATCCTCAGGGATCGCGCCCATGCGGACGTCGGCGGGAAGCGCAGCGAGGATCGCGTCGAGCTGCGCCGGCTCGCAGCGGTTCGCGAAGATCGCGGCGACATGCGCGTGGTTGGCCTCGAGCTCACTGCGCGCCTGCTCCGCGACCTGGGCGATGTCCGCTGGGCTGCGATCGATGCCGTGGACCACGAGCGCGACCGGCGCGCCGAGGTTGGCGGCGATGCGGGCGTTGAACTCGAATTCGGCGGCGCCGGAGACGTCCGTGTAGTCGGTGCCGACGATCACCACGGCGTCCGAGCGCCGCGCCACGTCGTGATACCTCGAGACGATCGTCGCGAGAGCGGCCTCGGCGTCGTTGTGCACGTCGTCGTAGGTGACGCCGACGCATTCCTCGTACGTGAGGTCGATCCCGTCGTGGGCCAAGAGCAGCTGCACCACATAGTCGGAGCCGTCAGCGACGCGAGCAACCGGCCGGAAGATACCCACCCGGCCAACCGACCGCCCAAGAGCAGCGGTGATGCCGAGCGCGACCGTCGACTTGCCCGAATCTCCCTCGGTGGAGGTGATATAGATGCTCCGCGCCACGCCCCAAGCATTCCACGAACCTCAGGCGAGGTTGCCGCCAAAGGTCCCTGAAGCGTCGGGCCGCGTCACCGAGGCGTCGTGTGCACTGTTCCACAGTCCATTCCCGGCTCAAGCGGTCACCCCTAGACTGCTGGCGGGCGCTACGAGGGAAAGCGCGATGGGCTACCGGTGGGGACAGGCGGCATGGTGAAGCGGGCGCGGGCGTGGTTTCACGCCACATGGCTAACGCTCGCGCGCCTAGGGACGGACGCGGCACGGGCAGACGACGCCCGCGCCATCGCGTCGGCGAACCGGTTCTA
It encodes:
- a CDS encoding acetate kinase: MPVPGLALVLNCGSSSIKYQLIDTTAEEPLAVGLVERVTDHAAGVAEVIRSLEASNAAALAAIDVVGHRVVQGGDEFTAPTIIDDDVERRIVVLSALAPLHNPGHAAGIRAAREAFPEIPHVAIFDTAFHQTMAAEAYTYALERRVAAEHAIRRYGFHGTSHDFVSRATADAMGRDVRDLNQIVLHLGNGASACAVKGGRSFDTSMGLTPLEGLVMGTRTGDIDPAVVAHLGRSAGMTIDEIDDLLNKQSGMLGLTGYNDLRDVHAAAEAGNEDARLGLQIYYRRIRGYVGRYYALLGHLDSITFTAGVGENDDAVRLNSLSGLEELGIVIDPERNAGRKTAPTLISADSSRVQVWVVPTNEEREIAAQSLAAIS
- the pta gene encoding phosphate acetyltransferase, with protein sequence MARSIYITSTEGDSGKSTVALGITAALGRSVGRVGIFRPVARVADGSDYVVQLLLAHDGIDLTYEECVGVTYDDVHNDAEAALATIVSRYHDVARRSDAVVIVGTDYTDVSGAAEFEFNARIAANLGAPVALVVHGIDRSPADIAQVAEQARSELEANHAHVAAIFANRCEPAQLDAILAALPADVRMGAIPEDPILVAPLLSELAAATGAQFISGDPDLMSREARSILIGAMTTEHLLDRLEEGALVITAGDRDDAVLALLSAHSAGGFPALAGILLTGGFEPPPTVARLVAGLRSPLPVLRTASGTFKTATRAYKTRGRLSQDSRVKVDTALAMFEKYVDAKALLAALDVARTDVITPLMFEFDLIDRARSSKRRIVLPEGSDDRILRAAARLLTRDVCDITILGDEASIRGRAGELGIDIARATIQSPTDPQLIERFAAAYHEARAAKGVTLDQARDQVQDVSYFGTMMVKEGLADGMVSGAAHTTAHTITPAFQLIKTPPGVSIVSSVFFMCLPDKVLVYGDCAVNPDPTAEQLADIAISSAETAALFHIEPRIAMLSYSTGESGTGSDVDKVRLATQLVRERRPDLLVDGPMQYDAAVEPSVAASKAPGSPVAGRATVLVFPDLNTGNNTYKAVQRSAGAVAVGPVLQGLRKPVNDLSRGALVQDIVNTVAITAIQAQQLP